The Candidatus Dependentiae bacterium genome window below encodes:
- a CDS encoding S49 family peptidase → MKFFDYLKNIFIILLIIHFAPMVFESIRKQYSKLLVPSTKVGVLTIKGILYDASYYNNQLTTFFKDNSIKAVLLKIECPGGAAGSSQALFNEIQALKKQYPKPVITLVENVCTSGGYYIACSSDSIIATGAATIGSIGCYLPLFQLKEFIEQFKIGYTPIKTGAYKTITDPLSSKTPEEKALLQELSADIYQQFVEDVAAQRKLSINTVNS, encoded by the coding sequence GTGAAATTTTTCGATTATCTTAAAAATATTTTCATCATACTGCTCATCATACATTTTGCACCCATGGTTTTTGAAAGCATCAGAAAACAATATAGCAAGCTGCTGGTACCAAGCACCAAGGTTGGCGTTCTCACCATCAAAGGAATTCTCTACGATGCATCGTATTACAATAACCAGCTCACTACATTTTTTAAAGATAACTCAATAAAAGCGGTATTACTTAAAATAGAATGCCCAGGCGGCGCTGCTGGCTCAAGCCAAGCATTATTCAATGAAATACAAGCACTCAAAAAACAGTATCCAAAACCAGTAATCACCCTTGTTGAAAATGTATGCACATCGGGCGGTTACTACATCGCTTGCAGTTCTGACTCTATTATTGCAACCGGCGCTGCAACCATTGGCAGCATCGGGTGTTATCTTCCCCTCTTTCAACTCAAGGAATTTATAGAGCAATTCAAGATCGGTTATACACCAATAAAAACTGGCGCGTATAAAACAATCACCGATCCATTGAGTAGTAAAACACCGGAAGAAAAAGCGTTGTTGCAAGAATTGTCTGCTGACATTTATCAACAATTTGTTGAAGATGTTGCTGCACAACGCAAACTCTCGATTAACACCGTCAACAGT